The Trichocoleus desertorum ATA4-8-CV12 nucleotide sequence TTTACTAGTGTTTGGACGACCAAAGGCAAGAAGTAGCAAGAGCCGATGAATTACCTCTAGAGCAATTCATCCAGTTAAGCCATCAATCTGAGATAAAACTAATTTTTGGAGCAGCTCGCTTTGCCATTTAAGCGGGCTGCTTTACTGTGGGTAGAGCAAGCTTTTCAGTTTCTTGATCTAAAGCAGTCTCCAGATGTTGATGCAGAGCTTTGCGAGTCGTAGCTAAGCTGCAAGCAAGGGCAATCTTCTCCTGCTCTAACAGCCCTAGAATCTGATGAGGTTGATCTCGATCGACCACTGGCAATTGACGTAAACCTCTCGCGGCCATGCGATCGATCGCTTCCGTGACTAATTCATCTTTGTAGGCATACAACAGCTCACTCGTACAAATTTCACTGACGGGCTGAATTTCTAGCGATTGAGCTGGTAAAGCGCTTGGGGTCAGGTTTTCAGGCACTCGTAAAGCGGCTAGCGCTCGATTGATGTCTTGCAGCGTCACAATCCCCATCAGTTCTCCTGCTGCATCTACTAGCAGAGCACTATGCAGATGTTGGTTCAGCAAGATATGACTGGCTTCTAGAACCGATAGAGAGTCAGGCAGAATTAACGGGGAGGGTTGCATTGCATCTTCCACAGTTAAGTGCTTTAACGCTTCCTGACTTTGATCGGGTTCTACGTTAACACCCATTTGCTTCAAATCTAAACCTTGCGGTGAAATCGGCTTGAGTGACTCAATGACCCAGACACTCAAGCCTACAGCAGCCATCAGCGGCAAAACAATTCGGTAGTCTCGCGTCAGTTCAAACAGCAGCAAAATTGCGGTGAGTGGGGCTCGGACGCTACCTGCTAAAACAGCGGCCATCCCGACCATTGCATAAGCAGGCGGAGCAGCCATATTAATTGCGGCTGTGGGCAGGATCACAGCCAGAATTTTGCCATAACTTGCGCCCAACACTGCCCCTAAAAACATCGCTGGGGCGAATATACCCCCCACCAAACCACTCCCCAAACTGAGAGCCGTCAGAGCGAGTTTGAAACCCAGCAGTAACAGCAATAGGGGTAGCGAGAATTCTACATCTCGGAGCAAAGCCTCAATGGTTTCATAGCCGATGCCCAATGTTTGGGGCAAGGCAAGCGCGACTAACCCGACGCAGGCTCCACCTATGACGGGGTGAACTGGATGGGGAATACGGTTCATCCAAGCTGAACCTGGAATTTGGCCCCGAAAAAAGGCTTGAGCCAGCTTGATGGTTTGGGTATAAGTCACCGAGACCAAACTGGCGCATAGCCCTAAACCGAGATAAAGCGGTAACTCTAGAGGGCTACGAACGTCATAGGCAGGCAAGGCAAAGGCAGGCTGTGCCCCCAAGCCAATTTGCGCGATTAAAGCTGAGACCACCGCCGCTAAGAGCACAACACTCACGGCTGAGGTAGCAAAGGTAGTGCCTAAGACAACTTCGAGGGCAAAGAATACACCTGCGATCGGCGCATTGAATCCTGCGGCCAGTCCTGCCGCTGCCCCTGCTCCCAGCAAAAGCC carries:
- a CDS encoding chloride channel protein is translated as MPPTPAPDELAEQSMPAPSASHFAHIFNRLQPTPETVVLILAILIGGGTGMGVVTFHYLIQLIHSLMLEDLMGAIAPWGAWTLACVPMLGGVIVGFMRWRWRDFGPGISSLIAATQGKRELSPIRPVTKMVAASVSLGTGASLGPEGPSVEIGANFGILLGQILQVSQERQRLLLGAGAAAGLAAGFNAPIAGVFFALEVVLGTTFATSAVSVVLLAAVVSALIAQIGLGAQPAFALPAYDVRSPLELPLYLGLGLCASLVSVTYTQTIKLAQAFFRGQIPGSAWMNRIPHPVHPVIGGACVGLVALALPQTLGIGYETIEALLRDVEFSLPLLLLLLGFKLALTALSLGSGLVGGIFAPAMFLGAVLGASYGKILAVILPTAAINMAAPPAYAMVGMAAVLAGSVRAPLTAILLLFELTRDYRIVLPLMAAVGLSVWVIESLKPISPQGLDLKQMGVNVEPDQSQEALKHLTVEDAMQPSPLILPDSLSVLEASHILLNQHLHSALLVDAAGELMGIVTLQDINRALAALRVPENLTPSALPAQSLEIQPVSEICTSELLYAYKDELVTEAIDRMAARGLRQLPVVDRDQPHQILGLLEQEKIALACSLATTRKALHQHLETALDQETEKLALPTVKQPA